Proteins from a single region of Chromobacterium sp. ATCC 53434:
- a CDS encoding alpha/beta fold hydrolase, translating into MRETIHFAHANSFPASVYRKLLSRLGEHHQVGFLDTIGHDPAYPVTDCWPHLVDESIAYIERNYAGPVVGVGHSLGGFLMFYAALKRPELFRAIVILDSPLMGPSRSFGIWLAKRFGFIQRVTPGGNSLKRRDNWASAAMARDYFARKTMFARFDPDCLADYAELGTQEDGHGGRRLKFRPQVEHDIYATLPHDFPRHKGGLKVPAAVIAGEASDVLGGADIRFMRRQFGIQVEYHPGSHLFPLERPLQAADHILELLERLPRG; encoded by the coding sequence ATGAGGGAAACCATCCATTTCGCCCACGCCAACAGCTTTCCGGCGTCGGTCTATCGCAAGCTGCTGTCGCGGCTGGGCGAGCATCACCAGGTCGGCTTTCTGGACACCATAGGCCACGATCCGGCCTATCCGGTGACCGATTGCTGGCCGCATCTGGTGGACGAGAGCATCGCCTACATCGAGCGGAATTACGCCGGCCCGGTGGTCGGCGTCGGCCATTCGCTGGGCGGCTTCCTGATGTTCTACGCCGCTCTGAAGCGGCCCGAGCTGTTTCGCGCCATCGTCATTCTCGATTCGCCGTTGATGGGGCCGTCGCGCTCGTTCGGCATCTGGCTGGCCAAGCGCTTCGGCTTCATCCAGCGGGTGACGCCCGGCGGCAACTCGCTGAAGCGGCGGGACAACTGGGCCTCGGCGGCGATGGCGCGCGACTATTTCGCCCGCAAGACCATGTTCGCGCGCTTCGATCCGGACTGCCTGGCCGACTATGCCGAACTCGGCACGCAGGAAGACGGCCATGGCGGGCGACGGCTGAAGTTCCGCCCCCAGGTCGAGCACGACATCTATGCGACGCTGCCGCACGACTTCCCGCGCCACAAGGGAGGGTTGAAAGTGCCGGCGGCCGTCATCGCCGGCGAGGCGTCCGACGTGCTGGGCGGGGCCGACATCCGCTTCATGCGCCGACAGTTCGGCATCCAGGTCGAATACCATCCCGGCAGCCATCTATTTCCGCTGGAGCGGCCGCTGCAAGCCGCCGATCACATCCTCGAACTGCTGGAGCGGCTGCCGCGCGGCTGA
- the dsbD gene encoding protein-disulfide reductase DsbD: MQAYLNSLYRSAWRWLAALVACLSIALPAHAVNQDDLLPPEKAFAAQVSRDGDKLQLTLDVAPGYYLYRNRIHISTVPADLAGKPELPAGQEKSDPYFGKQTIYHGKQLITIPLTAGAPADFRLDVKLQGCAEAGVCYPPYTHKLQVGGAGGKLGAWTGGADAAGKASAGNSELAGRGWLATLGTFLLAGLGMAFTACMYPLLPIVSSLIAGQGATITRRRGFLLSLLYVQGLALTYTAVGVVAGLTGSLLTVWLQQPAVVLSASALMVVFALSMFDLFTIQLPNSLQSRLADTSNRLSGGKAVTVFLMGALSALIVGPCVAPPLALALGYIGSTGDAALGGAALYAMALGLGLPLIVIGTFGGHVLPRAGNWMKAVKSVFGVVMLGLAIWLATPFLPASLVMLLWAALLIGAAVFLGAFDSLSAGSGARARLGKALGLLLFLLGGAQLLGLLSGADNPRYPLKLIAASNADAHAQQNFQPVGSIAELDAKLAEAKAAGKPLLLDFYADWCIACKEMEAEVFPQPQVAAQMQRFALLRADVTANKAEHQALLKRFGLFGPPGIILFDPQSREAGRVVGYTPAAAFAGELGKVAN, encoded by the coding sequence GTGCAAGCATACCTCAACTCCCTTTACCGCTCGGCCTGGCGCTGGCTGGCGGCGCTCGTCGCCTGCCTGAGCATCGCCCTGCCCGCCCACGCGGTCAATCAGGACGACCTGCTGCCGCCGGAGAAAGCCTTCGCCGCCCAGGTCAGCCGCGACGGCGACAAGCTGCAGCTGACGCTGGACGTCGCGCCCGGCTACTACCTGTACCGCAACCGCATCCACATCAGCACCGTGCCGGCCGATCTGGCGGGCAAGCCGGAACTGCCGGCCGGCCAGGAAAAGTCCGACCCCTATTTCGGCAAGCAGACCATCTACCACGGCAAACAGCTGATCACCATCCCGCTAACCGCCGGCGCGCCGGCCGACTTCCGGCTGGACGTGAAGCTGCAGGGCTGTGCCGAGGCCGGCGTCTGCTATCCGCCTTACACCCACAAGCTGCAAGTCGGCGGCGCCGGCGGCAAGCTGGGCGCGTGGACGGGAGGCGCCGACGCCGCGGGAAAAGCGTCGGCCGGTAACAGCGAGTTGGCCGGCCGCGGGTGGCTGGCCACACTGGGCACTTTTCTGCTGGCGGGACTGGGCATGGCGTTCACCGCCTGCATGTATCCGCTGCTGCCCATCGTTTCATCGCTGATTGCCGGCCAGGGCGCCACCATCACCCGTCGCCGCGGTTTTCTGCTGTCGCTGTTGTATGTGCAGGGCCTGGCGCTGACCTATACCGCCGTCGGCGTCGTCGCCGGCCTGACCGGTTCGCTGCTGACCGTCTGGCTGCAGCAGCCGGCCGTGGTGCTGTCCGCCAGCGCGCTGATGGTGGTGTTCGCGCTGTCGATGTTCGACTTGTTCACGATCCAGCTGCCCAACAGCCTGCAGTCGCGGCTGGCCGACACCTCCAACCGCCTGTCCGGCGGCAAGGCGGTCACCGTGTTCCTGATGGGCGCGCTGTCGGCGCTGATCGTAGGCCCGTGCGTCGCGCCGCCGCTGGCGCTGGCGCTCGGCTATATCGGCAGCACCGGCGACGCCGCCCTCGGCGGCGCGGCGCTGTACGCGATGGCGCTGGGCCTGGGTCTGCCGCTGATCGTCATCGGCACCTTCGGCGGCCATGTGCTGCCGCGCGCCGGCAACTGGATGAAGGCGGTCAAGTCAGTGTTCGGCGTGGTGATGCTGGGCCTGGCCATCTGGCTGGCCACGCCCTTCCTGCCGGCGTCGCTGGTGATGCTGCTGTGGGCGGCGCTGCTGATAGGCGCGGCGGTCTTCCTCGGCGCCTTCGACAGCCTGTCCGCCGGCTCCGGCGCGCGCGCGCGCCTCGGCAAGGCGCTGGGCCTGCTGCTGTTCCTGCTCGGTGGCGCGCAGCTGCTGGGCCTGCTGTCCGGCGCCGACAATCCGCGCTATCCGCTGAAGCTGATCGCCGCCAGCAACGCCGACGCGCACGCCCAGCAGAACTTCCAGCCGGTCGGCTCGATCGCCGAGCTGGACGCGAAGCTGGCCGAGGCCAAGGCCGCCGGCAAGCCGCTGCTGTTGGACTTCTACGCCGACTGGTGCATCGCCTGCAAGGAAATGGAGGCGGAAGTGTTCCCGCAGCCGCAGGTGGCTGCGCAGATGCAGCGCTTCGCGCTGCTGCGCGCCGACGTCACCGCCAACAAGGCCGAGCATCAGGCGCTGCTGAAGCGCTTCGGCCTGTTCGGCCCGCCAGGCATCATCCTGTTCGACCCGCAGTCCCGCGAAGCCGGACGCGTCGTCGGCTACACGCCGGCCGCCGCATTTGCCGGCGAACTGGGCAAGGTGGCAAACTAG
- a CDS encoding AI-2E family transporter: MPPLPNAFSNVSILGVFRVAILALLVVSCLKVLQPFLGALTWAAIIAISAWPLYCRLKLRLHGRHKLAALLIVLALSAALAIPIGLMALTLADTLPHLANLAHDLTSFRLPDAPAWLVNLPVVGDSLQKLWQSTQADLPGFFEKIRPAINQAALWLLSGGANLGLSLLEIVLAIAVAGLLLINGDKLWELVERIVIKLGGETASELPEVIARTIRSVTTGVVGTALAQTILCVIGLLIAGVPGALVLGFVCFIVAVAQLPTLIVWLPAAAWVFYTGHTGLGVFLLIWGFLLINTIDNVLKPLLISQGAQMPLSVIFLGVIGGLIAWGVIGLFIGPTLLAVGLTMLRHWLEQDDNEELACEGEQG; this comes from the coding sequence ATGCCTCCCCTGCCCAACGCTTTTTCCAATGTCAGCATACTCGGCGTCTTCCGCGTCGCCATTCTGGCGCTGCTGGTGGTCTCCTGCCTGAAAGTGCTGCAGCCCTTTCTCGGCGCGCTGACCTGGGCCGCCATCATCGCCATCTCGGCCTGGCCGCTCTATTGCCGGCTGAAGCTGCGGCTGCACGGACGTCACAAGCTGGCGGCGCTGTTGATCGTGCTGGCGCTGTCCGCTGCGCTGGCCATTCCGATCGGCCTGATGGCGCTGACGCTGGCCGACACGCTGCCGCACCTGGCCAATCTGGCGCACGATCTGACCAGCTTCCGGCTGCCTGACGCGCCGGCCTGGCTGGTCAATCTGCCGGTGGTCGGCGACAGCCTGCAAAAGCTGTGGCAGAGCACCCAGGCCGACCTGCCCGGCTTCTTCGAGAAAATCCGTCCGGCGATCAATCAGGCGGCGTTGTGGCTGTTGTCCGGCGGCGCCAATCTGGGTCTGAGCCTGCTGGAAATCGTGCTGGCGATCGCCGTCGCCGGCCTGCTGCTGATCAACGGCGACAAGCTGTGGGAGCTGGTGGAGCGCATCGTGATCAAGCTGGGCGGCGAAACCGCCAGCGAGCTGCCGGAAGTGATCGCGCGGACGATACGCAGCGTCACCACCGGCGTCGTCGGCACGGCGCTGGCGCAGACCATCTTGTGCGTGATCGGCCTGTTGATCGCCGGCGTGCCCGGCGCGCTGGTGCTGGGCTTCGTCTGCTTCATCGTCGCCGTCGCCCAGCTGCCGACGCTGATCGTCTGGCTGCCGGCCGCCGCCTGGGTGTTCTACACCGGCCACACCGGCCTGGGCGTCTTCCTGCTGATCTGGGGCTTCCTGCTGATCAACACCATAGACAACGTCCTGAAACCGCTGTTGATCAGCCAGGGCGCGCAGATGCCGTTGTCGGTGATCTTCCTCGGCGTGATCGGCGGCCTGATCGCCTGGGGCGTGATCGGCCTGTTCATCGGCCCGACGCTGCTGGCGGTGGGCCTGACCATGCTGCGCCACTGGCTGGAGCAGGACGACAACGAGGAGCTGGCCTGCGAGGGCGAGCAAGGCTGA
- a CDS encoding 2Fe-2S iron-sulfur cluster-binding protein yields MSRIRFVAENGALLNETEAMAGDNLLDVARLADVPLHWRCGQGTCGTCRVRIAGMAPPQRLGRKERNVLLRAGAIDAALAASEEWREAEPWRLACHLEVDEGADWKVLCPDD; encoded by the coding sequence ATGAGCCGTATCCGCTTCGTCGCCGAGAACGGCGCCTTGCTGAACGAGACCGAGGCGATGGCCGGCGACAATCTGCTCGACGTCGCCCGGCTGGCCGACGTGCCGCTGCACTGGCGCTGCGGCCAGGGCACCTGCGGTACTTGCAGGGTCAGGATAGCCGGCATGGCCCCGCCGCAGCGGCTTGGACGCAAGGAGAGGAATGTGCTGTTGCGCGCCGGCGCGATAGACGCCGCGCTGGCGGCCAGCGAGGAGTGGCGCGAGGCGGAGCCGTGGCGGCTGGCCTGCCACCTGGAGGTGGACGAGGGCGCGGACTGGAAAGTCCTGTGTCCGGACGATTGA
- the glp gene encoding gephyrin-like molybdotransferase Glp, translated as MLSYQEARDWLQARARPLTLRQTVALPQAAGRVLAEPVEAGIDVPPHPNSAMDGYAVRCAELGGPLPVSQRIPAGSDPQPLQPGSVARIFTGAPIPAGADAVVMQEQATVDDAGLVSFSAAPRPGQNIRPRGEDIARGQCVIAAGRRLSPADLGLAASIGLTTLPVLPALRVAVFFTGDELVEPGRPLAPGQIYNSNRYWLQPALQRLGCEVIDLGQVGDALEPTRQLLRDAAAVADVIVTCGGVSVGEEDHVRAAVEAEGELTLWQVAIKPGKPLAFGRVGEADFIGLPGNPVSGFVTLQTLIRPFMQLRMGLRTDEAPPARHRAGFEWTRPDPRRSEFLRVRRVAGDDGWTLQLYPQQSSGALTSCAWADGLAWLEAGQTVAPGDELRYLPLDGQ; from the coding sequence ATGCTGAGCTATCAAGAGGCGCGCGACTGGCTGCAAGCGCGCGCCAGGCCGCTGACCCTGCGCCAAACCGTGGCGCTGCCGCAGGCCGCCGGCCGGGTGCTGGCCGAGCCGGTGGAGGCCGGCATCGACGTGCCGCCGCATCCGAACAGCGCGATGGACGGCTACGCCGTGCGCTGCGCGGAGCTGGGCGGGCCGCTGCCGGTGTCGCAGCGGATTCCGGCGGGTTCGGACCCGCAGCCGTTGCAGCCGGGCAGCGTCGCGCGCATCTTCACCGGCGCGCCGATACCCGCTGGCGCCGACGCGGTGGTGATGCAGGAGCAGGCGACGGTGGACGACGCCGGCCTGGTGAGCTTTTCCGCCGCGCCGCGGCCGGGGCAGAACATCCGTCCGCGCGGCGAGGACATCGCCCGCGGCCAATGCGTCATCGCCGCCGGCCGCCGCCTGTCGCCGGCCGACCTGGGTCTGGCCGCCTCGATCGGCCTGACCACGCTGCCGGTGCTGCCGGCCTTGAGGGTGGCGGTGTTCTTCACCGGCGACGAGCTGGTCGAGCCCGGCCGGCCGCTGGCGCCGGGGCAGATCTACAATTCCAACCGCTATTGGCTGCAGCCGGCCTTGCAGCGGCTGGGCTGCGAGGTGATAGACCTCGGCCAGGTCGGCGACGCGCTGGAACCGACGCGGCAGCTGCTGCGCGACGCCGCCGCGGTGGCCGACGTCATCGTCACCTGCGGCGGCGTGTCGGTCGGCGAGGAGGATCATGTGCGCGCGGCGGTCGAGGCCGAGGGCGAGCTGACCTTGTGGCAGGTGGCGATCAAGCCGGGCAAGCCGCTGGCTTTCGGCCGCGTCGGCGAGGCCGACTTCATCGGCCTGCCGGGCAACCCGGTGTCCGGCTTCGTCACCTTGCAGACGCTGATCCGGCCCTTTATGCAGCTGCGCATGGGCCTGCGGACGGACGAGGCGCCGCCGGCGCGGCACCGGGCCGGTTTCGAATGGACGCGTCCCGATCCGCGGCGCAGCGAGTTTCTGCGCGTGCGCAGGGTGGCCGGCGACGACGGCTGGACGCTGCAACTGTATCCGCAGCAAAGCTCCGGCGCGCTGACCTCCTGCGCCTGGGCCGACGGCCTGGCCTGGCTGGAGGCGGGCCAGACGGTGGCGCCGGGCGACGAGCTGCGCTACCTGCCGCTGGACGGGCAATGA
- a CDS encoding ABC transporter permease — MEMFFSLLDSTVRVATPLVLAALAGMFSERSGVVDISLEGKMLAAAFASAAAAYLTHNPWIGLLAGMMAAVSLAMVHAFVSVTYNGNQLISGMAINTIASGITPVLGLAWFQQGGNSPQLPDEGRFHEITLPFADAVRDVPVLGLVYSKLISGHSILVYLTVLVVIPLVTWVLYKTRFGLRLRAVGENPHAADTAGISVARVRYTALFWGGILCGMAGTYLSVYQTGSFIKEMTAGKGFLALAALIFGKWRPVPAVIGCLLFAFADAIQIRLEGVALPVIGQIPSQAIAVIPYVLTVLLLAGFVGRALAPKAIGVPFVKSR, encoded by the coding sequence ATGGAAATGTTCTTCAGTCTTCTCGATTCCACCGTGCGCGTGGCCACGCCGCTGGTGCTGGCGGCGCTGGCCGGCATGTTCTCCGAGCGCTCCGGCGTGGTGGACATCAGCCTGGAAGGCAAGATGCTGGCGGCGGCCTTCGCCTCCGCGGCGGCGGCCTATCTGACCCACAACCCGTGGATCGGCCTGTTGGCCGGCATGATGGCCGCCGTGTCGCTGGCCATGGTGCACGCGTTCGTATCGGTCACCTACAACGGCAACCAGCTGATTTCCGGCATGGCGATCAACACCATCGCTTCCGGCATCACGCCGGTGCTGGGCCTGGCCTGGTTCCAGCAGGGCGGCAACTCGCCGCAGCTGCCGGACGAGGGCCGCTTTCACGAGATCACGCTGCCGTTCGCCGACGCCGTGCGCGACGTGCCGGTGCTGGGCCTGGTCTACAGCAAGCTGATATCGGGCCACAGCATCCTGGTCTACCTGACGGTGCTGGTCGTCATCCCGCTGGTCACCTGGGTGCTGTACAAGACCCGTTTCGGCCTGCGCCTGCGCGCCGTCGGCGAAAATCCGCACGCGGCCGACACCGCCGGCATCTCGGTGGCCAGAGTGCGCTATACCGCGCTGTTCTGGGGCGGCATCCTGTGCGGCATGGCCGGCACCTATCTGTCCGTCTACCAGACCGGCAGCTTCATCAAGGAAATGACGGCGGGCAAGGGCTTTCTGGCGCTGGCCGCGCTGATCTTCGGCAAGTGGCGTCCGGTGCCGGCGGTGATTGGCTGCCTGCTGTTCGCCTTCGCCGACGCGATCCAGATCCGTCTGGAGGGCGTGGCGCTGCCGGTGATCGGCCAGATTCCGTCGCAGGCGATCGCGGTGATCCCTTACGTGCTGACTGTGCTGTTGCTGGCCGGCTTCGTCGGCCGCGCGCTGGCGCCGAAGGCGATAGGCGTGCCCTTCGTCAAGTCGCGCTGA
- a CDS encoding ABC transporter permease translates to MKFGQPSTLPRWAQLTVLPALNLLAALLVTGFVTWMIGENPWECLKLLIHGAFGYGEGIGYTLFYTTSFIFAGLAVATAFHAGLFNIGGEGQAYLAGLGVTLVMLGFDHVLPSYVLIPLAMLAAMGFGAAWAYVPAYLQAKRGSHIVVTTIMFNFIAYSLMLYLISHQLIEAGSQNPTTRLFGQSGWIPQAHELFSGLPSSPLNLCFVFALLAAGLFYLIVWHSRWGFELRTVGTNEHAAGYAGMSVSRVIIVAMCVSGALAGLSSVNDLLGSSHRMNVLFTNGVGFVGIAVALMGRNHPVGIILSALLFGALTQGGSDLSFEKPMITREMILFIQGLIILFCGALENLFEPFIAGLFKRKDK, encoded by the coding sequence TTGAAATTCGGACAACCATCCACCTTGCCGCGTTGGGCGCAGCTGACCGTGCTGCCGGCGCTCAACCTGCTGGCCGCCTTGCTGGTGACGGGCTTCGTCACCTGGATGATTGGCGAGAATCCGTGGGAATGCCTTAAGCTGCTGATCCACGGCGCCTTCGGCTACGGCGAGGGCATAGGCTACACGCTGTTCTACACCACCAGCTTCATCTTCGCCGGCCTCGCCGTCGCCACCGCCTTCCACGCCGGCCTGTTCAATATCGGCGGCGAGGGCCAGGCCTATCTGGCCGGCCTGGGCGTAACGCTGGTGATGCTGGGCTTCGACCACGTGCTGCCGTCCTATGTGCTGATTCCGCTGGCGATGCTGGCGGCGATGGGCTTCGGCGCGGCCTGGGCCTATGTCCCGGCCTATCTGCAGGCCAAGCGCGGCAGCCACATCGTGGTGACCACCATCATGTTCAACTTCATCGCCTATTCGTTGATGTTGTACCTGATCAGCCACCAGTTGATCGAAGCCGGCTCGCAGAACCCGACGACCCGCTTGTTCGGCCAGAGCGGCTGGATTCCGCAGGCGCACGAGCTGTTCTCCGGCCTGCCCAGCTCGCCGCTGAACCTGTGCTTCGTGTTCGCGCTGTTGGCCGCCGGCCTGTTCTACCTGATCGTCTGGCACAGCCGCTGGGGCTTCGAATTGCGCACCGTCGGCACCAACGAGCACGCCGCCGGCTACGCCGGCATGAGCGTCAGCCGCGTCATCATCGTCGCGATGTGCGTATCGGGCGCGCTGGCCGGCCTGTCGTCGGTCAACGACCTGTTGGGCTCCTCGCACCGGATGAACGTGCTGTTCACCAACGGCGTCGGCTTCGTCGGCATCGCCGTGGCGCTGATGGGCCGCAACCATCCGGTCGGCATCATCCTGTCGGCGCTGCTGTTCGGCGCGCTGACCCAGGGCGGCTCGGACCTGTCGTTCGAGAAACCGATGATCACCCGCGAGATGATCCTGTTCATCCAGGGCCTGATCATCCTGTTCTGCGGCGCGCTGGAAAACCTGTTCGAGCCGTTCATCGCCGGCCTGTTCAAGCGCAAGGACAAGTAA
- a CDS encoding ABC transporter ATP-binding protein: MTEFAIELAGINKSFGAVKANRDVTMSVPKGSIHGIIGENGAGKSTLMSILYGYYHADSGTIRVNGRDARIRNSQEAIRLGIGMVHQHFMLVETFTVLENIVLGAEGGRLLKGGMDEAREHLKQLNDSYSLEVDPDALISDLGVGLQQRVEILKALYRGADVLILDEPTAVLTPQEADHLFHILRSLKAQGKTVILITHKLREVMDITDNVSVMRAGTVVDNVRTCDVDKEKLADLMVGRKVSLKVDKADCKPGAAVLDVSGLTLIDARQVKLLDNLNFQVRAGEIVGVAGVSGNGQSELLEVLAGMRDPSAGSIVYKGEDLLKLPCRHTPRAAVYRQRGIGHVPEDRSREGLVKAFSTFENAILGYHDDKSLSRGPLYSRKKLVERTRDFIAQFDIRPGNPLLRVGLLSGGNQQKVVLAREIHADPDLLLIGQPTRGVDIGAIEFIHKRLVELRDQGKAILLVSVELEEILALADRILVMAGGQITGEVAAKDADTISLGLLMGGHKH; encoded by the coding sequence ATGACCGAGTTTGCCATTGAGCTGGCCGGCATCAACAAGAGTTTTGGTGCGGTCAAGGCCAACCGCGACGTGACGATGAGCGTGCCGAAGGGAAGCATCCACGGCATCATCGGCGAGAACGGCGCCGGTAAATCGACGTTGATGAGCATTCTGTACGGCTATTACCACGCCGACAGCGGCACCATCCGCGTCAACGGCAGGGATGCGCGCATCCGCAACAGCCAGGAAGCGATCCGCCTGGGGATAGGCATGGTGCATCAGCACTTCATGCTGGTGGAAACCTTCACCGTGCTGGAGAACATCGTGCTGGGCGCCGAAGGCGGCCGGCTGCTCAAGGGCGGCATGGACGAGGCCCGCGAGCATCTGAAGCAGTTGAACGACAGCTACTCGCTGGAGGTGGACCCGGACGCGCTGATCAGCGACCTGGGTGTCGGCCTGCAACAGCGGGTGGAAATCCTGAAAGCGCTGTACCGCGGCGCCGACGTGTTGATCCTGGACGAGCCGACCGCGGTGTTGACGCCGCAGGAGGCCGACCACCTGTTCCACATCCTGCGTTCCTTGAAGGCGCAGGGCAAGACGGTGATCCTGATCACGCACAAGCTGCGCGAGGTGATGGACATCACCGACAACGTCAGCGTGATGCGCGCCGGCACCGTGGTGGACAATGTCCGCACCTGCGACGTCGACAAGGAAAAGCTGGCCGACCTGATGGTGGGCCGCAAGGTGTCGCTGAAGGTGGACAAGGCCGACTGCAAGCCCGGCGCCGCCGTGCTCGACGTCAGCGGCCTGACGTTGATAGACGCGCGCCAGGTCAAGCTGCTCGACAATCTGAACTTCCAGGTCAGAGCCGGCGAGATCGTCGGCGTCGCCGGCGTGTCCGGCAACGGCCAGTCCGAATTGCTGGAGGTGCTGGCCGGCATGCGCGACCCCAGCGCCGGCAGCATCGTCTACAAGGGCGAGGACCTGCTGAAGCTGCCGTGCCGCCACACGCCGCGCGCTGCCGTCTACCGCCAGCGCGGCATCGGCCACGTGCCGGAGGACCGCTCGCGCGAGGGCCTGGTCAAGGCCTTCTCGACGTTCGAGAACGCGATACTGGGCTACCACGATGACAAGTCGCTGAGCCGCGGCCCGCTGTATTCGCGCAAGAAGCTGGTGGAGCGCACCCGCGACTTCATCGCCCAGTTCGACATCCGTCCGGGCAATCCGCTGCTGCGCGTGGGCCTGTTGTCCGGCGGCAACCAGCAGAAAGTGGTGCTGGCGCGCGAGATCCACGCTGATCCGGACCTGCTGTTGATCGGCCAGCCGACGCGCGGCGTCGACATCGGCGCGATCGAGTTCATCCACAAGCGGCTCGTCGAGCTGCGCGACCAGGGCAAGGCCATCTTGCTGGTCTCGGTGGAACTGGAAGAAATCCTGGCGCTGGCCGACCGCATCCTGGTGATGGCGGGCGGGCAGATTACCGGCGAAGTGGCGGCCAAGGATGCCGATACCATTTCCCTCGGCCTGCTGATGGGGGGGCACAAGCATTGA
- a CDS encoding BMP family protein, which yields MTIQLKRLSFAVAAAVLSAAACAKDFTPAVIYDQAGKFDKSFSEAAYNGAERFKKDFKVSYRDGQISSDAQKEQLLRKMAGRDTDIVVAVGFNFAQAVETVAKEFPKVKFTLIDAVAKGPNVQSIVFKEQEGSFLTGMAAALKSKTGKVGYIGGMDIPMIRAFGCGYAQGAKYANKNVVVLQNMTGTTPQAFNDPARGTELAKSQFDRGADVIFVAAGGTGLGVLQAAKNAGKFSIGVDSNQNYLYPGSVLTSMVKKVDVAVYNTFKEAKDGSWKSGVKVLGLKEHGVDWALDKYNRPQITPDMEKKINEAKTEIMAGKIKVVDYRANNSCPVQ from the coding sequence ATGACCATTCAACTGAAACGACTCAGCTTCGCAGTCGCCGCCGCGGTCCTGTCCGCAGCCGCCTGCGCCAAGGACTTCACTCCGGCCGTGATCTACGATCAGGCCGGCAAGTTTGACAAGAGCTTCAGCGAAGCCGCCTACAACGGCGCAGAGCGTTTCAAGAAGGACTTCAAGGTCAGCTACCGCGACGGCCAGATCTCGTCCGACGCGCAGAAGGAACAGCTGCTGCGCAAGATGGCCGGCCGCGACACCGACATCGTCGTCGCCGTCGGTTTCAACTTCGCCCAAGCGGTGGAAACCGTGGCCAAGGAGTTCCCCAAGGTCAAATTCACGCTGATCGACGCCGTGGCCAAGGGCCCGAACGTGCAGAGCATCGTGTTCAAGGAGCAGGAAGGCAGCTTCCTGACCGGCATGGCCGCGGCGCTGAAGTCCAAGACCGGCAAAGTCGGCTACATCGGCGGCATGGACATCCCGATGATCCGCGCCTTCGGCTGCGGCTACGCCCAGGGCGCCAAGTACGCCAACAAGAACGTCGTGGTGCTGCAGAACATGACCGGCACCACCCCGCAGGCCTTCAACGACCCGGCGCGCGGCACCGAGCTGGCCAAGAGCCAGTTTGACCGCGGCGCCGACGTGATCTTCGTCGCCGCCGGCGGCACCGGCCTGGGCGTGCTGCAAGCCGCCAAGAACGCCGGCAAGTTCTCCATCGGCGTCGACAGCAACCAGAACTACCTGTACCCGGGCTCGGTGCTGACCTCGATGGTGAAAAAAGTGGACGTCGCCGTCTACAACACCTTCAAGGAAGCCAAGGACGGTTCCTGGAAGTCCGGCGTGAAGGTGCTGGGCCTGAAGGAACACGGCGTCGACTGGGCGCTGGACAAGTACAACCGTCCGCAGATCACGCCGGATATGGAGAAGAAGATCAACGAGGCCAAGACCGAGATCATGGCCGGCAAGATCAAGGTGGTCGACTACCGCGCCAACAACAGCTGCCCGGTGCAATAA
- a CDS encoding tRNA pseudouridine(65) synthase TruC, translating into MLQILYRDDRLIAIHKPAGLLVHRTVLDRHETRFAVQLLRDQIGQRVYPVHRLDKGTSGALLFALDKDAGREMSWQFERQQVDKRYLAVVRGHTDDAGHIDHPLNRRPDDLEWIGETMETAPQPAVTDYRTLARAELPIMVERYPTSRYSLLELTPQTGRRHQLRRHLKHIAHPIIGDSTYGKGRHNRMFADELDCRRMLLACVEMRLTLPDGGPLLLRCPLERDFSALLSRLGWLDAVGAAGIESTI; encoded by the coding sequence ATGCTGCAAATACTCTATCGGGACGATCGCCTGATCGCCATCCACAAGCCCGCCGGCCTGCTGGTGCACCGCACCGTGCTGGACCGCCACGAAACCCGCTTCGCCGTCCAGTTGCTGCGCGACCAGATCGGACAACGCGTCTATCCGGTGCACCGGCTGGACAAGGGCACCTCGGGTGCGCTGCTGTTCGCGCTGGACAAGGACGCCGGCCGCGAGATGAGCTGGCAGTTCGAGCGCCAGCAGGTGGACAAGCGCTACCTGGCGGTGGTGCGCGGCCATACCGACGACGCCGGACATATCGACCACCCGCTGAACCGCCGCCCCGACGATCTGGAATGGATAGGCGAGACGATGGAAACCGCGCCGCAGCCTGCCGTCACCGACTACCGCACGCTGGCCCGCGCAGAGCTGCCCATCATGGTGGAACGCTACCCCACGAGCCGCTACAGCCTGCTGGAGCTGACGCCGCAGACCGGCCGCCGCCACCAGCTGCGCCGCCACCTGAAGCATATCGCCCATCCCATCATCGGCGATTCCACCTACGGCAAGGGCCGCCACAACCGGATGTTCGCCGACGAGCTGGACTGCCGCCGCATGCTGCTGGCCTGCGTCGAAATGCGGCTGACGCTGCCGGACGGCGGCCCGCTGCTGCTGCGCTGCCCGCTGGAGCGAGACTTCTCCGCGCTGTTGTCGCGCCTGGGCTGGCTCGACGCCGTCGGCGCCGCCGGAATCGAATCAACCATCTGA